ATTAGTTGCTCGCTATCGACAGTGGTACATCGATAATCCCAAGCATTTAGAAATTATCACTCAACGCGCTAGCCCATTTTTGTATTATATTGTCGATCAACTCGAAAAGCGTCATTTGCCAATTGAACTGGCCTTATTACCGATAGTTGAAAGTGGTTTTGATCCACTAGCCTATTCCAGCGGCCATGCCTCAGGCCTTTGGCAATTAACCGCGCCAACTGCAACGTCTTTTGGGGTAAAAACTAACTGGTGGTACGACGGTCGCCGCGATGTGGCCTCGTCAACTAAAGGTGCATTAGACTTAATTCAGTACCTTTATCCTAAAATGGATCAAAATTGGCTTTATACACTTGGCGCATACAATTCAGGTGAAGGTCGAATTTTAAATGCGATTAAGCACAACCAAGCTCGCGGCAAATCAACAGATTTTTGGTCGTTATCGTTACCCAAAGAAACGGCACATTACGTCCCACAATTATTAGCATTGGCTGATGTCATTAAGCATGCCGATAAATATGGCATAACGTTAACGCCTATCGACAATGTGCCGCAAATAGAAGTTGTTCCTATTGAGAGCCAACTTGATATCAACCTAGCAGCCGATTTAGCTCAAATTGATATAGTAGACTTAAAGGCGCTCAATCCGGGTTTAAAGCGTTGGGCAACTGCACCACAAGGACCGCATCAATTAATATTGCCTAGTGATAAAGCAACAAACTTTAAACTTGCATTAGCCACTATAGAACCAGACTCTCGTATTAACTGGGTTCGCTATAAAATTAAGTTTGGTGACAGCATCAGTCGAATTGCTGACCAATTTGAAACAACGGCATCTTTAATTAGAAGCAGTAACGGTATTAAAGGCAATAACATTATTGCTGGACGATTTTTAATTATTCCGGTTGCTGCGAAAGACCCAGATTTAGCGACTATGACAGCAGACCAAGTTCTCGCTCGTAAAGCGGTTGTGAAATCTAGCCCCAACAAGCAAAGCTATACGGTAAAGTCTGGTGATTCATTATGGAAAATATCTCAGTCACAACAAGTGACAGTGGCACAATTAATGAAGTGGAATAACCTGACAAAACAGTCAACGTTATCAATAGGTAAAAACTTAGTTATTTATCCAAATGAAATGACAGCAAGCACCAGTAATAATGAAAAAACGGTTAACTACCGTGTTCAATCAGGTGATTCATTGGCGCGTATAGCAGTAAAATATAAAGTGACGGTGGCAGAGTTAATTGAATGGAATAGTTTGCAAAACAGCAAGTTAATTCAACCTGGTCAAATATTAAAATTGATTATGACCAATAGCTAACTAACAGTGCTTCTAAGATGATTATCATATAACAGTTTTCACCTTAGTACTGATTTTGGATTATAAAAAAGGACAAGTATGCACTTGTCCTTTTTTTATGTTTTAAGATTAATAGCCATGCTAACTTATTAGGCGCTTATATCTGTGTGGCAACAGATATTCTAGGCAAACTTCACCACCTAAGTACCTTGTAGCTAACGTTATAATTCAAGGCTGTAGTCACAATAAGCGACGACAGCCTTTATTCTCAACGAGAATGAATTAAATCCCTAACTTCTTAAATAACCCCTCTTTTAGCTTTTCTTTAGCTTTATCGGTTTCACCTTTAAGCTTGCCTTCCAATAATGCCTTCGTATCAATGCCAAACTTAGGCTCTTGGAATGTGCCTTTTATGGTTAGAGGAATATCAACACCTTTAAGCGACTCATCATTAGCGTCACCCTGTCCTGACAACGACCCAACGACACTCGTTGTTAATGCATAATCTAAGGTTTCTGACGCGATGTTTGCCGTCCCTTTACCCGCTAAACGAATTAAGGGGGCAGCCATGGCCAAATCAGGATTAGTCACAACGGCATCTTTCATGGTGAAACTGCCAGTCAGGCTGGTAAAGTCAGTTTTTAACTCTTCTTTATTGGATTCAGACAAGTCGCCTTTTAATTTTTGCTGAGCACTACGGATCATCTGTGGAATGTTAACCCCATAAAGCGAACCATCAGCGACTTCAAATTTACCAACGGCATCAAGGTTCTTTTTCAGATTATCAGCAATTAAACTCGAGCCGCTGCCTTTAACTTCAAAGCTTGCAGTACCTGAAATTAAATCCACTTCAGCCGCATCGGTTAAAAGTGGACGAATTTGCACACCAATCAATTTCTTATCAAATTGATATGTTGGCACTGCCTTGCGAGCATCCAATTTTGCACTTAGTGCTAACTTGCCTTGGTATAAGTCAGCGGTAAGCGACGACAAGTTCAAGATACCTTTATTGATAGCCATTTTCATTTGCCAGTTTTGCGTGAGCATATTGCTGACTTTAATTGATTTAGCCGTTAAACTTAGGGTGAGATCTACTGATTTAAGTGCTGACAGATCAGGCTCTTGAGTCGATACTGTGTCGGTCTTTGTGGCAGACTCTTCAGTATTACCTTCTTGCTTTGGGAACAGCGCATCAAGATCAATATCACCCACGTCTAAACTCATCGCAATTTTAGGAACGCTATTAGCATAGTTAACCTTAATGTCCCCGGTGGCAGCCAAGTCCATAGCAGACATTCTAGTCAATTGCAGATTGATAGTTTTGGCATCCAGTGCCATTGTCATTTGTGTCGTGAGCTCAGCGGTAACCGATTTATTCGGCAAGCTGTCACCTTTGGCGTTATGTACCATAGCAAAATCATTAATAGTGACATGATTCAATGCTTGATCAATTTTGACTTTACCTTGTCCAGATGATGCAAGCTGCATATCTGGCAATGTCGCAGAAAACTCATAAGCAAAATCAGCAAACTGACCCAGGCTAAACTGACCTAAGGTGAAGCTTTTTAAATTAAAGGTCTGCGTCGTATTGCTGGCCATATCAATGAGGTTAATATTGGTATTCGTCAGTTCAATACCACCTATATCAAATGTCTCTAATGACATAGGTTTGGCATCATTGGTTGCTGCAGTTTGTGGTTTATCCGCCGTACTTTTTGACACTAATCCATCAAAACTGGTTGTACCGTCTTTTTGCGTAACCAGATTCAGCGTTAAACCATCAAGCTTTAATAAATCTACTTCAATCTGTTGGCTAAATAATGGCATTAGCGCCACATTCGCAACAGCCTCATTCACATTGAGCATGGATGCAGGAGTAAAGCCATCTGGGTTAGTAAGAGTTATACCACCGAGCTTAATGCCTAAAGAGGGAAACACACTCCAGCTTAAGTCTTGGGTAATTTGTAAATCACGACCGGTTTGTTTTTTAACGGCATCAACTATTTGCGGTTTAAAGTTATTAAGGTCGAAAAACATTGTTAAGTAGACGGTCACACCTACTACTAGAGTTAGCACAATTGCTAATAACCATTTTACTACTTTCATTGTTGCTTCCTTGTCTGTTGATTGTTTACGCTAAAATAGTAAGATCTAATGCCTGCTTACTGACGGCAACACCATTTAAATCAGCATAGATCATCATTCCAGGAAAGATGCTGACACCCGCAATCTCAATAGCTACATTGACATCACCAACATCTTTTTTATCCGTTTTAATCGGATTTGTACCTACTGCTTGCACACCGATCTGCATAGTATTAATCGTACCTGCATCACGAATACAGCCATTAATAATGATACCTTCCCAACCATTGTCATATGCATTGAGAGCTATCATGTCACCTAATAGCGCACGTCTAGTCGAACCGCCGCCGTCCACAACCAATACTTTTCCTTGACCATTTTTGGCTAATTCAGATTTAACTTTGGAATTATCTTCGAAGCATTTTACCGTCACTACTTCACCGTAAAATATCGGCTTAGCACCAAAGGACTGCCATGGATTAGGCAATAAAACTAATTGCTCAGGGTAATGATCGAATAGATCAGGTAATAAATCTAGCATAAGTCCTCCTTGAAAATCAGAATCTTAGATTACTAATTATTAGGCAATTCAACAAGTTTTGTTAACGATATATTATTCACTTTAAAAAGTACTGCTAGTCCAGACTATCAAGCGCTGTACAAACCAAGTTAAAGAGTGACTTATACAATAAAAATGCATATAATTTCCGAAAAATAACGTAAACAATCATACTTATGAGTGACGATTTAAATTTACAGAAAATGATGGATGCGTTTGACGAGCTAGACTTCGAACAACGCACAACAACAAACCTTGAAAATGCACGTAATAAACAACAAATGACAGCGTATATTGATTCGTTGGATTTTAGT
The Shewanella vesiculosa DNA segment above includes these coding regions:
- a CDS encoding LysM peptidoglycan-binding domain-containing protein: MKANLFIIAGSILAITGCQTLQSTSPQTDIDQQTVAINAKSKKSSAVTLDEIEVQVSEVNNLWLRIGNEMTLPITDNELVARYRQWYIDNPKHLEIITQRASPFLYYIVDQLEKRHLPIELALLPIVESGFDPLAYSSGHASGLWQLTAPTATSFGVKTNWWYDGRRDVASSTKGALDLIQYLYPKMDQNWLYTLGAYNSGEGRILNAIKHNQARGKSTDFWSLSLPKETAHYVPQLLALADVIKHADKYGITLTPIDNVPQIEVVPIESQLDINLAADLAQIDIVDLKALNPGLKRWATAPQGPHQLILPSDKATNFKLALATIEPDSRINWVRYKIKFGDSISRIADQFETTASLIRSSNGIKGNNIIAGRFLIIPVAAKDPDLATMTADQVLARKAVVKSSPNKQSYTVKSGDSLWKISQSQQVTVAQLMKWNNLTKQSTLSIGKNLVIYPNEMTASTSNNEKTVNYRVQSGDSLARIAVKYKVTVAELIEWNSLQNSKLIQPGQILKLIMTNS
- a CDS encoding AsmA family protein, whose protein sequence is MKVVKWLLAIVLTLVVGVTVYLTMFFDLNNFKPQIVDAVKKQTGRDLQITQDLSWSVFPSLGIKLGGITLTNPDGFTPASMLNVNEAVANVALMPLFSQQIEVDLLKLDGLTLNLVTQKDGTTSFDGLVSKSTADKPQTAATNDAKPMSLETFDIGGIELTNTNINLIDMASNTTQTFNLKSFTLGQFSLGQFADFAYEFSATLPDMQLASSGQGKVKIDQALNHVTINDFAMVHNAKGDSLPNKSVTAELTTQMTMALDAKTINLQLTRMSAMDLAATGDIKVNYANSVPKIAMSLDVGDIDLDALFPKQEGNTEESATKTDTVSTQEPDLSALKSVDLTLSLTAKSIKVSNMLTQNWQMKMAINKGILNLSSLTADLYQGKLALSAKLDARKAVPTYQFDKKLIGVQIRPLLTDAAEVDLISGTASFEVKGSGSSLIADNLKKNLDAVGKFEVADGSLYGVNIPQMIRSAQQKLKGDLSESNKEELKTDFTSLTGSFTMKDAVVTNPDLAMAAPLIRLAGKGTANIASETLDYALTTSVVGSLSGQGDANDESLKGVDIPLTIKGTFQEPKFGIDTKALLEGKLKGETDKAKEKLKEGLFKKLGI
- a CDS encoding putative 4-hydroxy-4-methyl-2-oxoglutarate aldolase — its product is MLDLLPDLFDHYPEQLVLLPNPWQSFGAKPIFYGEVVTVKCFEDNSKVKSELAKNGQGKVLVVDGGGSTRRALLGDMIALNAYDNGWEGIIINGCIRDAGTINTMQIGVQAVGTNPIKTDKKDVGDVNVAIEIAGVSIFPGMMIYADLNGVAVSKQALDLTILA